A window of Ipomoea triloba cultivar NCNSP0323 chromosome 2, ASM357664v1 contains these coding sequences:
- the LOC116007640 gene encoding anthocyanidin 3-O-glucoside 2''-O-glucosyltransferase, which yields MGSEATTYHMAMYPWFGVGHLTAFFRLANKLANKGHRISFFIPKNTQSKLASFNLHPHLISFVPITVPSIPGLPPGAETTSDVPFSSTHLLMEAMDKTQSDIEIILKNLQVDVVFFDFTHWLPSLARKIGIKSVFYSTISPLMHGFALSPERRVAGKQLTEADMMKAPASFPDPSIKLHAHEARGFTARTVMKFGGDITFFDRIFIAVSESDGLAYSTCREIEGQFCDYIETQFKKPVLLAGPALPVPSKSTMEQKWSDWLGKFKEGSVIYCAFGSECTLRKEQFQELLWGLELTGMPFFAALKPPFETDSIEAAIPEELREKIQGKGIVHGGWVQQQLFLQHPSVGCFVSHCGWASLSEALVNDCQIVLLPQVGDQIINARIMSVSLKVGVEVEKGEEDGVFSRESVCKAVKVVMDEKSEIGRELRGNHDKLRGFLLNADLDSKYMDSFNQKLQDLLG from the coding sequence ATGGGTTCTGAAGCAACAACTTACCACATGGCTATGTATCCCTGGTTTGGCGTCGGCCACCTCACCGCTTTCTTCCGCCTCGCCAACAAACTAGCCAATAAGGGCCACCGCATCTCCTTCTTCATCCCCAAAAACACCCAATCCAAGCTTGCATCTTTCAATCTTCACCCACACCTCATTTCCTTTGTTCCCATCACCGTTCCCTCCATCCCCGGCCTCCCTCCCGGCGCCGAGACCACCTCCGATGTCCCCTTTTCCTCCACCCATCTCCTCATGGAGGCCATGGACAAAACCCAGTCCGACATTGAGATCATCCTCAAAAATCTCCAAGTAGATGTTGTGTTCTTTGATTTCACCCACTGGCTACCTAGTCTAGCACGAAAGATCGGGATCAAATCAGTATTTTACAGTACCATAAGTCCGCTCATGCATGGCTTCGCTTTATCCCCGGAGCGGAGAGTTGCCGGGAAACAGTTAACCGAGGCTGATATGATGAAAGCTCCGGCCAGTTTTCCGGACCCGTCCATTAAGCTGCACGCGCACGAGGCGCGTGGGTTTACAGCCAGGACTGTGATGAAGTTTGGTGGGGATATAACCTTCTTTGACAGGATTTTTATTGCGGTTAGTGAAAGTGATGGTTTGGCTTACAGTACATGCCGGGAGATTGAAGGCCAATTCTGCGACTACATAGAAACGCAGTTTAAAAAACCCGTCCTACTCGCCGGCCCAGCTTTACCCGTCCCATCAAAATCCACCATGGAACAAAAATGGTCGGATTGGCTGGGGAAATTCAAGGAAGGCTCCGTTATATACTGCGCATTCGGGAGCGAATGCACCCTACGCAAGGAACAATTCCAGGAATTACTCTGGGGATTAGAGCTCACAGGAATGCCATTCTTCGCCGCCCTAAAACCCCCATTCGAAACCGATTCAATCGAAGCAGCCATCCCCGAGGAGCTGAGGGAGAAAATACAAGGAAAAGGGATCGTCCATGGCGGATGGGTTCAACAGCAATTGTTTCTCCAGCACCCATCTGTGGGCTGCTTTGTGAGTCACTGCGGATGGGCTTCTTTATCAGAAGCACTGGTAAATGATTGCCAAATCGTGCTTTTGCCGCAGGTAGGGGATCAGATTATCAACGCAAGAATCATGAGTGTGAGCCTGAAAGTTGGGGTGGAGGTGGAGAAAGGGGAAGAAGATGGGGTGTTTTCAAGAGAGAGTGTATGCAAGGCAGTGAAAGTTGTGATGGATGAAAAGAGTGAGATTGGAAGAGAACTAAGAGGCAACCATGACAAGTTAAGAGGTTTCTTGTTGAATGCAGATCTGGATTCAAAGTACATGGACTCTTTCAATCAGAAACTGCAGGATCTCCTTGGATGA
- the LOC116010322 gene encoding acyl-coenzyme A oxidase 3, peroxisomal-like, whose translation MEKANFRTHVLTRHLNQENPCFDDDILLQSSPCIGYTPPELSEPAASFDVAEMRKLMDGHNLQERDWLYGLMIQSRLFNPRSRGGKVFVWPDFNQSMEQQREITMRRVAYLLDCGVFRGWLTEKGPEAELRKLALLDIVTVFDHSLSIKLGVHFFLWGGAIQFFGTKRHHDKWLRDSENYLVKGCFAMTELGHGSNVRGIETVTTYDSSTQEFVINTPCESAQKYWIGGAANHATHTVVFSQLNIDGKNQGVHAFIAQIRDGDGNICPNVRIADCGHKIGLNGVDNGRIWFDNVRVPRENLLNSVADVSPDGKYLTAIKDPDQRFGAFMAPLTSGRVTISSAAIYSAKVALAIAIRYSLTRRAFSITPNGPEVLLLDYPSHQKRLLPLLAKTYAMSFAANSLKMMYVKRTPEANKTLHVVSSAFKATLTWHNMRTLQECREACGGQGLKTENRIGQLKGEYDVQGTFEGDNNVLMQQASKALLAEYMAVKRTKKPFKSLGLEHMNEPSPVIPSQLSSDALRSIRFQNDILCLRERDLLNRFAAEVSVRLSQGESKEYAFAMSYQLAEDLGRAFADRAIFRTFVEAEASVNSIPIKNALGLVRSMYALFTVDEDAAFLRYGYLSTDNAATIRKEVAKLCSELRPHALALVNSFGIPDAFLSPIAFNWIDANAWSSI comes from the exons ATGGAGAAAGCCAATTTCAGAACCCATGTCCTTACCAGACACCTAAACCAAGAAAACCCATGTTTTGACGATGATATCCTGCTACAATCCTCGCCGTGCATCGGCTACACGCCGCCGGAGCTATCCGAGCCGGCGGCGTCTTTCGACGTAGCCGAGATGCGGAAGTTGATGGACGGACACAACTTGCAGGAGAGGGATTGGCTGTATGGCCTCATGATACAGAGCAGGCTGTTCAACCCAAGATCAAGGGGTGGTAAGGTGTTTGTATGGCCGGATTTTAACCAGTCGATGGAGCAGCAGAGAGAGATCACGATGAGGAGAGTCGCGTACCTCTTGGATTGCGGGGTGTTCCGGGGATGGCTCACTGAGAAAGGACCGGAAGCTGAGTTGAGGAAGCTTGCTCTTTTGGATATTGTTACCGTTTTTGACCATTCATTGTCTATCAAACTTGGCGTTCATTTCTTTCTCTG GGGAGGAGCAATCCAATTTTTTGGTACTAAGCGCCACCACGATAAGTGGCTGAGGGATTCTGAAAATTATCTGGTTAAAGGTTGCTTTGCAATGACGGAATTAGGGCATGGAAGTAAT GTTCGAGGTATAGAAACAGTTACAACTTATGACTCGAGTACTCAAGAGTTTGTCATTAACACTCCATGTGAGTCAGCTCAGAAGTATTGGATTGGTGGTGCAGCTAAT CATGCAACACATACAGTTGTTTTTTCACAACTCAACATTGATGGGAAAAATCAGGGGGTTCATGCCTTTATCGCTCAGATCAGAGATGGAGATGGGAACATTTGTCCCAATGTTCGTATAGCTGATTGTGGCCACAAAATTGGTTTAAATGGTGTTGACAATGGTCGTATCTG GTTTGACAATGTTCGGGTACCTAGAGAAAATTTGTTGAATTCAGTAGCTGATGTGTCTCCAGATGGGAAATATCTTACTGCGATTAAGGACCCAGACCAG CGATTTGGAGCATTCATGGCCCCTTTGACATCTGGACGTGTAACCATCTCAAGTGCTGCAATTTACTCAGCAAAG GTTGCCTTAGCAATTGCCATAAGGTACTCATTGACAAGAAGAGCATTTTCTATTACACCGAATGGACCTGAAGTTCTTTTGCTCGATTACCCAAGTCATCAAAAACGGCTTTTGCCTCTTCTTGCTAAGAC ATATGCTATGAGCTTTGCTGCTAACTCATTGAAAATGATGTATGTGAAGAGGACACCTGAAGCGAACAAAACTTTACATGTTGTTTCCAGTGCATTCAAGGCTACTTTAACTTGGCATAATATGAGAACCCTTCAG GAATGCAGGGAAGCCTGTGGAGGCCAGGGCTTGAAGACTGAAAATCGTATTGGTCAGTTGAAAGGTGAATATGATGTTCAGGGTACGTTTGAGGGTGACAACAATGTTCTTATGCAGCAG GCTAGCAAGGCGCTACTAGCAGAATATATGGCTGTCAAAAGGACGAAGAAGCCATTCAAAAGCTTGGGATTGGAACACATGAATGAACCTTCCCCTGTTATACCTTCTCAGCTTTCAAGTGATGCCCTAAGGAGTATCCGTTTCCAG AATGACATACTCTGCCTGCGGGAGAGAGACCTTTTGAATCGCTTTGCTGCTGAAGTTTCAGTCAGGCTATCACAGGGTGAAAGTAAAGAATATGCCTTTGCAATG AGTTACCAACTTGCTGAAGACTTGGGCAGAGCCTTTGCAGACCGAGCAATTTTCCGAACTTTTGTAGAGGCCGAGGCTTCTGTAAACTCCATTCCCATTAAG AATGCACTTGGTCTCGTAAGATCAATGTACGCTCTATTCACAGTGGATGAAGATGCTGCATTCCTACGGTATGGATACTTGTCGACAGATAATGCTGCCACAATTAGGAAAGAGGTCGCAAAGCTTTGCAGTGAACTTCGACCACACGCGCTTGCATTGGTGAACTCCTTTGGCATACCTGATGCTTTCTTGAGTCCCATAGCCTTTAATTGGATAGATGCAAATGCTTGGTCTTCCATTTAA
- the LOC116009881 gene encoding probable O-methyltransferase 3 translates to MALLPLIAEKDSEILHAQTHIWNHIFNFINSGSLKCAVQLEIPDIIHKHGQPMTLTQLVNALPINNAKSAQLGRLMRTLTHSGFFVRTKIPGTEGSEGYSLAPSATLLLKDNPLSVRPFLLAMLDPILTQPWHNIREWFQNDDPTPFDTAHGMTFWDYAGKEPKLNRFFNDAMASDARLVMNVVIKYCRGVFEGLNSLVDVGGGTGTVAKTIAEAFPDLKCTVFDLPHVVQGLEGTKNLDYAGGDMFVSIPPADALLLKWILHDWSDEESVKILKKCKDSIPSKEKGGKIIIIDMMVDNKIKDDESVETQIFFDMLMMILVTGRERTEKDWAKLFFEAGFSDYKIIPILGLRSLIEVYP, encoded by the exons ATGGCATTGCTTCCACTTATTGCAGAGAAAGATAGTGAAATTCTCCACGCTCAAACTCACATATGGAACCACatcttcaatttcatcaattccGGTTCCCTAAAATGTGCAGTTCAGCTGGAGATACCAGACATCATCCACAAACACGGTCAACCCATGACCCTCACCCAGTTGGTCAACGCTCTCCCAATCAACAACGCAAAATCCGCCCAGCTCGGTCGTCTCATGCGCACATTAACTCATTCCGGCTTCTTCGTCAGGACCAAAATCCCCGGGACCGAAGGCTCGGAAGGCTATTCCCTCGCCCCGTCCGCCACTCTCCTCCTTAAAGACAACCCCTTGAGCGTCAGACCTTTCTTGCTAGCCATGCTTGACCCCATTTTGACACAGCCATGGCACAATATCAGAGAGTGGTTTCAGAACGACGACCCCACGCCGTTCGATACGGCTCATGGGATGACCTTCTGGGACTATGCTGGAAAGGAGCCCAAGCTTAACCGCTTCTTTAACGACGCCATGGCCAGCGATGCCCGGCTAGTTATGAATGTGGTGATTAAGTATTGCAGGGGAGTGTTTGAGGGGTTGAATTCACTTGTGGATGTTGGTGGTGGCACTGGAACTGTGGCCAAAACCATCGCTGAGGCTTTCCCTGATCTTAAGTGCACTGTGTTCGATCTTCCGCACGTTGTCCAAGGCCTGGAAGGTACTAAGAACTTGGACTATGCTGGAGGGGATATGTTCGTGTCAATCCCTCCTGCGGATGCTCTTTTACTCAAG TGGATATTGCATGattggagtgatgaagaaagtgtgaaaatattgaaaaaatgtaAAGATTCGATTCCTAGCAAAGAAAAAGGAGGAAAGATTATTATAATAGACATGATGGTAGATAATAAGATAAAGGATGATGAGTCTGTTGAAACTCAGATTTTCTTTGATATGTTGATGATGATTCTGGTGACCGGACGagagaggacagagaaagattGGGCAAAACTCTTTTTTGAAGCTGGCTTCAGTGACTACAAAATAATTCCAATCTTGGGATTAAGGTCCTTAATTGAAGTTTATCCTTGA
- the LOC116009880 gene encoding probable O-methyltransferase 3, translated as MASLPHIAEKDSEILDAQTHIWNHIFNFINSGSLKCAVELEIPDIIHKHGQPMTLTQLVNALPINNAKSTHLARLMRTLIHSGFFVNTKIPESQQGSEGYALAPPSILLLKDNPLSVRPFLLAMLDPILTQPWHNMSEWFRNDDPTPFDTVHGMTLWDYAGKEPKLNRTVNDAMASDARLVMHMVVKYCRVVFEGLNSVVDVGGGIGTAAKIIADAFPDLKCTVFDLPHVVHGIKGTKNLDYVGGDMFASIPPGDAILLKWILHDWNDEVSVKILKKCKESIPSKENGGKVIIIDMVVDNKTKDDKSIETKIFFDMLMMVLVSGRERAEKDWAKLFFEAGFSGYKIIPILGLRSLIEAYP; from the exons ATGGCATCGCTTCCACATATTGCAGAGAAAGATAGTGAAATTCTTGATGCTCAAACTCACATATGGAACCACATCTTCAACTTCATCAATTCTGGTTCCCTCAAATGTGCAGTTGAGCTAGAGATACCAGACATCATCCACAAACACGGCCAACCCATGACCCTCACCCAGTTGGTCAACGCTCTCCCAATCAACAACGCAAAATCCACCCATCTTGCTCGCCTCATGCGCACATTAATTCATTCTGGCTTCTTTGTGAACACCAAAATCCCGGAGAGCCAACAAGGATCTGAAGGCTATGCCCTCGCCCCGCCTTCCATTCTCCTCCTTAAAGACAACCCCTTGAGCGTCAGACCTTTCTTGCTAGCTATGCTTGATCCCATTTTGACACAGCCATGGCACAATATGAGTGAGTGGTTTCGGAACGATGACCCCACGCCGTTTGATACGGTTCATGGGATGACCTTATGGGACTATGCTGGTAAGGAGCCCAAGCTTAACCGCACTGTTAACGACGCCATGGCCAGCGATGCCCGGCTGGTTATGCATATGGTGGTCAAGTATTGCAGGGTAGTGTTTGAGGGGTTGAATTCAGTTGTTGATGTTGGTGGCGGCATTGGAACTGCAGCTAAGATCATTGCTGACGCTTTTCCTGATCTCAAGTGCACTGTGTTCGATCTTCCGCATGTTGTCCATGGCATAAAAGGGACTAAGAACTTGGACTATGTTGGCGGTGATATGTTCGCATCCATTCCTCCTGGAGATGCTATTTTACTCAAG TGGATATTGCATGATTGGAACGATGAAGTAagtgtgaaaatattgaagaaATGTAAGGAATCAATTCCCAGCAAAGAAAATGGAGGGAAGGTTATTATAATTGACATGGTGGTAGATAATAAGACAAAAGATGATAAGTCTATTGAAACTAAGATTTTCTTTGATATGTTGATGATGGTTCTAGTGTCCGGAAGAGAGAGAGCAGAGAAAGATTGGGCAAAACTCTTCTTTGAAGCTGGCTTCAGTGGTTACAAAATAATTCCAATCTTGGGATTAAGGTCCTTAATTGAAGCTTATCCTTGA
- the LOC116009882 gene encoding trans-resveratrol di-O-methyltransferase-like — translation MALQELNEIVGAQTHIWNQIFNFINSSSLKCAVQLGIPDVIHRHGGPITLEELVHALAINKAKADHLGRLMRVLTRSGFFLDAKIKDEDGYALGPPSCLLIKDHPFSLAPFVLGASSTIFTGPWHRVSEWFYNDDPTPYQTAHGRTFWDCASQDPEMNHYFNQAMACDTLLLMALVKKYCSHVFEGLDSLVDVGGGIGMVARAIADEFPDTKCSVLDLPHVVAGLEGTKNLAYVAGDMFKAIPPAQAIFLKWVLHDWNDEDCLKILKKCKEAISDREKGGKVIIVDMIVGSTQNGDDDDELIQSQIFADVQMMVYYGGRERALKEWVKMFNDAGFFYYKITQLGSRSLIQLFP, via the exons ATGGCATTGCAGGAATTGAATGAGATTGTTGGTGCCCAAACTCACATATGGAACCAAAttttcaacttcataaattcatcTTCTCTCAAATGTGCAGTTCAGCTCGGCATACCAGACGTGATTCACAGACATGGTGGACCCATCACGCTTGAAGAGCTGGTTCACGCCCTCGCTATCAACAAGGCAAAAGCCGACCACCTCGGTCGACTCATGCGCGTCTTGACTCGTTCTGGCTTCTTTCTTGACGCCAAAATCAAGGACGAAGACGGGTATGCCCTCGGGCCACCGTCGTGTCTTCTCATTAAGGACCATCCCTTTAGTCTCGCACCTTTCGTGCTAGGGGCAAGCAGTACCATATTTACGGGTCCATGGCACCGCGTGAGTGAATGGTTCTACAACGATGATCCCACGCCCTACCAAACAGCCCACGGGAGAACATTTTGGGACTGCGCAAGTCAAGACCCGGAGATGAACCATTACTTTAACCAAGCCATGGCATGTGATACCTTGCTTCTAATGGCTTTGGTCAAAAAATATTGTAGCCATGTTTTCGAGGGGTTGGATTCACTTGTAGATGTGGGAGGTGGCATCGGGATGGTGGCGAGAGCCATTGCCGATGAGTTCCCGGATACCAAGTGTAGTGTTTTGGATCTTCCACACGTGGTTGCCGGCTTGGAAGGGACTAAGAACCTGGCCTATGTTGCCGGAGACATGTTCAAGGCCATACCTCCCGCACAAGCAATTTTTCTCAag TGGGTACTGCACGATTGGAATGATGAAGATTGCCTTAAAATATTGAAGAAATGTAAAGAAGCAATTTCAGATAGAGAAAAGGGAGGAAAAGTTATAATCGTTGATATGATTGTGGGCTCTACCCAAAAcggagatgatgatgatgagttaATACAAAGCCAAATTTTCGCAGATGTGCAGATGATGGTTTATTATGGTGGACGAGAGAGAGCATTAAAAGAATGGGTTAAAATGTTCAATGATGCTGGCTTTTTTTACTATAAAATAACTCAACTAGGATCAAGATCTCTTATTCAACTTTTTCCTTAA